From Thunnus maccoyii chromosome 21, fThuMac1.1, whole genome shotgun sequence, the proteins below share one genomic window:
- the LOC121888455 gene encoding suppressor of cytokine signaling 6 → MKKISLKTIRKSLSIKGKEEGDFVMLPQPSVTTEFSKEESLFGGCYTKDLSGCDLGGEEDKSGQNKGRSKSESLMGSLKRRLSAKQKAKVKGGSSAIGSVDDEDTFSSSSVPISFNEVKAQRPLRSASLRSHHYSPSPWPLRSVNSDEACIKMEVKVKAMVHSPSPSPNLNGVRKEFHDFQMEGLFQDQAESLKNLQQPQNGELHLNIDENDVPVVLGLTPQDYIQYTMPLDEGMYPEGSHSFCLDSSSPMEVVAEADNGSLHTDQGQEEHELVSGMPPDLFMETSVNGLLIGSAGVMLQSSRVEVPPPLSPLLPPMMSNGHIPRTFSGFSSSDSQVAERVRHHLNFDPNSAPGVSRVYDSVQSSGPMVVTSLTEELKKLARQGWYWGPITRWEAEEKLVNLADGSFLVRDSSDDRYLLSLSFRSQGKTLHTRIEHSNGRFSFYEQPDVEGHTSIVDLIEHSIKDSENGAFCYSRSRLPGSATYPVRLTNPVSRFMQVRSLQYLCRFVIRQYTRIDLIQKLPLPNKMKDYLQEKHY, encoded by the coding sequence ATGAAGAAGATAAGCCTTAAGACCATCCGCAAGTCCCTCAGCATAAAGGGCAAGGAGGAGGGGGACTTTGTCATGCTCCCGCAGCCCTCAGTGACCACAGAGTTTTCTAAGGAGGAGTCACTTTTTGGGGGCTGCTACACCAAAGACCTTTCAGGCTGTGATCTTGGTGGGGAAGAGGACAAAAGTGGCCAGAATAAGGGCCGGTCCAAGAGTGAGAGCCTGATGGGATCACTAAAGAGAAGGCTGTCTGCCAAGCAGAAGGCAAAGGTGAAAGGTGGCTCCTCTGCCATAGGCTCAGTGGACGATGAAGACACCTTCTCATCCTCTTCTGTGCCCATTAGCTTCAATGAGGTGAAAGCCCAGAGACCTCTAAGATCTGCATCACTACGAAGTCACCATTATAGCCCCTCACCATGGCCTCTGCGGTCAGTCAACTCTGATGAGGCGTGTATCAAAATGGAGGTAAAAGTCAAAGCCATGGTTCACTCTCCTAGCCCTAGTCCCAATTTAAATGGTGTCAGGAAAGAATTTCATGATTTCCAGATGGAAGGGCTCTTTCAGGACCAAGCTGAATCATTAAAGAATCTCCAGCAGCCACAAAACGGCGAGCTGCATCTAAATATCGATGAAAATGATGTGCCTGTGGTGCTGGGGTTGACGCCCCAGGACTACATCCAGTACACAATGCCTTTAGATGAGGGAATGTACCCGGAAGGGTCCCACTCCTTCTGCCTGGACAGCTCCTCTCCTATGGAGGTGGTGGCTGAGGCAGACAATGGGTCCCTCCACACAGACCAGGGACAGGAGGAACATGAACTAGTAAGTGGGATGCCACCAGATCTTTTCATGGAAACCTCAGTTAATGGTCTTCTCATCGGTTCTGCTGGTGTGATGCTCCAAAGCTCAAGAGTAGAGGTCccacctcccctctctcctctcctgccgCCCATGATGAGTAATGGACATATTCCCAGGACTTTTTCGGGGTTCAGCTCTTCAGACAGCCAGGTAGCTGAGAGGGTAAGACACCATCTCAACTTTGACCCAAATTCTGCTCCTGGAGTCAGTCGGGTTTATGACTCAGTCCAGAGCAGTGGGCCCATGGTCGTGACCAGCCTAacagaggagctgaagaagctGGCGAGACAGGGCTGGTACTGGGGCCCAATTACACGCTGGGAGGCAGAGGAAAAGCTGGTCAACTTAGCTGATGGTTCATTCCTGGTCAGAGACAGCTCAGATGACAGGTACCTGCTCAGCCTGAGTTTCAGGTCACAGGGCAAAACTCTCCACACCCGCATTGAACACTCCAATGGACGCTTCAGCTTCTATGAGCAGCCTGATGTGGAGGGACACACGTCCATTGTTGACTTAATCGAACACTCTATCAAAGACTCAGAGAATGGAGCTTTTTGCTATTCCAGGTCTCGCTTACCAGGGTCTGCAACCTACCCTGTCAGACTAACCAACCCAGTATCTCGGTTTATGCAAGTGCGTTCCCTGCAGTACCTTTGTCGCTTTGTCATTAGACAATACACAAGGATAGACCTAATTCAGAAACTGCCCTTACCTAACAAGATGAAAGATTACCTGCAGGAGAAGCACTACTGA